The Rosa rugosa chromosome 1, drRosRugo1.1, whole genome shotgun sequence genomic sequence CTTGAAGATGATGAGAGTGAAATGCAACCTAATAGACGTTTTCGTTTATGGAAAAACTGGGTGGGTTCTTATTAAGATTGTCAGTATGAGCTTCAGCTGTGCACAATGATTGATAGTATTTTGGTAGAAGTGAAAATTCATTAGGGTTGATGACCAGACTTGCAAAGATTAATATAGTATATTTCATTCTGATTTATGTATTGGAACCATTAGATTTTATttggccatatatatatatttttttttctatgagaTGTTGACTTCAATCATCTTTCTTGACTGTTTGTTACAGGTTCTTTCCTCTTAAGTATGCTGCAGTTGCTGCATGCACTATACTAGGATAGACCAGGTAATTTTGTAATTAAGTAAGTATTGGTAGTAGGGTTTTGTAGTTTTTGTGTATCAGAGTTGGTGTTTAAATCCCTATTTGCATCTTTGAGGCCAAAGCGGCAAAAAGGGAATAGCTGCACCTGGTTTAGGCATTGGTTGAGTAGTGGATTAGTAGTCTATTTCTCCTTTTCATCTTTGCTCCTTCAAAAATCCATGCAGACTCAGAATGGAGCTAGCAATGGTAcctttttcaaagaaaaaatttgATAGTTAATAGGCTGATGCTTGGTCCTGTGGCAGCAAGAACTTACATCCTGCACTTATATATGACATGGGACTGTAAATTGACCTGTTTTGAATCTCGAGCAATTAATAGATTTTAAGTTCGCGCTGCTTTACTCAACCTCCAACTAAGTCAGTAATGAGACAGTGGAAACCCATCTTCTCACCTCTATCCATCCTTCCTCAACTCCTCCTAGAGGAGGTTCAGTTCCAGCGGTTCACTGGATGCCGTCACTAGTATGCTCGGACTTAATCCCGCACCAAACCATTCTAGCAACATTGACTTTGATGTACCCAAGGAGTGTAGGAAGATTGCTGGGGTGTTCTTAGTGGGTATTTGAAATGCTAAAACTTTTTctctgtttgttttctttttgtctaTATATTGAAGCTGTAGCAAACCCACAGTTCATTTGATTGCAAATTGCAACCTTTTTTGTTGACTTTTTGGCAACATGATCATGTTTACATTTTCCGAAAGGGATGGAGAACAAAGGAGAGACATGGGTCACAGTGTCCTGTTGGTGAGGGAACAACTTGGTTGGGCGCTGGGTGCAAGCACACACTCTCTGTTGCTGGAactgtcatttttttttttgtacagaCGTTCTGTTTCTACTCATCCACTTTATAGTTGCAGTCCTGCTATCAAAGGACCCAAACATTGTCATCtagaaaattttgaatttttagttTAAGTATGGCATCACTGCATCAGTGCCCAGAGGTTGATGGGGGAAAATTTTAATATGGTTGGTTCGATAGGCTTTCTGGCTTACTAGATTGTTTAGTTCTATCAGATAGGTTATATGTTTTCCAAAATGAACAAGTTATCATGCATGTTGAAAAGGGCTTACTAGTTCCCGTTGAAAAGCTTTAGTCCTGATTTCCGAAGATCTAATTGTTCAGCAAGGGTTTGTATAAATAATTTAACGATGAGGGAGAAGTGTATGATAAAGGATAAATTTCTGGCTGTCGAATGGGTTTCTAATCTCGCATGGGATCTGGGGCTTATTTATTTGCTAATGACTTATTTTGTGCACAGTGATGGTTGTTATCACGCTTTATATGCTCTCAGTAATTAACTAAATACTCGAGGACTTCCTAAAGAAGGAAGATTCATCAAGGGAAATTATTACTCTTACCGAAGGATGAGGCATAGGATTACAAATTGGTCAAACGATACCTGCAATTCATGAAACTATCCTTATGTATGTATGCTTCTTTTGTTGCGAGTTGCACCTCGTAATCAAGTCAGGTGGAAATGTAGGAAAAGAGAAAGGTTAAGAACTATGATAAGTTATGCACTCCATCTCATTCAATAGTGAAGAAGGTAAAATCATTAATCACGAGTTTAATTCTTGGTGTTAAGAAAAGTACACTAGTGGAGTAGAGTAAAATCTCTCGCAGTGAGTTTGGAAACTGAATTCTGTAATTAACTTTCCACCATTTTGATGGGGTTGAAGTTAAGAGAAATGATACatctttgaactttgaacaGATAGGTGCAGGAGAAAAATTGGTGGGTGGTGACATACATAAGTCCAAAGtatacaaacaaacaaaacactTGGGGGAAAAATAAGGATGAGCCTAGCAAACTAGTGACCAGTGTGTGGAAGCTGTTAAAAGCTTCTTCATTGTCTTCCTCATGGCTTCTCTTCTTTCCTTCTCTCTTCCCAACTCAAAGATGATGATAAGAGCTTCTTCACCATCAACTTCTGCAACGACGATTACTGTGCCAGAGAGCCTTACTGACAGATTTGGCAGAAAAGGCATCAAGTTTGTGGAGTATGACAACACTCCATTTGTTGAGCTCACAGTCAGAAATGGCAGTTCATTAAAGCTTCAAATACCGAATGCTCATGTAACTTCGTATAAGCCTAAGGTGTATTGGAAAGACGATGGCTTTGAGGAGGTTCTTTACACAATTCCAGGTAAAGGAACTGAGCCTAACAAAGCCAAGGGGGGAATTGGTTTGGTCTTAAATGATGTATCACAGGCAGGTTCTAAAGGGACACTTGTATCCACTTCTGAATGGACAGTGAAAGATGTTGATTCGGATTCCATTGATGCTATGCAGGTATTATACAATGTCATAGTCTTTACTCTTCAGGAACCACACATTTGAAACAGTAATAATACACAAATAGGGAAAGCTTTCCTAAACTTTAGTCTGTCAAATAATGCTGGTATCTTGGCTTTGTTGTCATCAAAGCAGAGACTAGGACAATTTACACCACCAAGTTTTTATGCTGTTCTTTCAAAATCTTATAAAAGTTTAGTATAATTATCTAACTATATGTGATAATTAGATAATTTATGAGAACTGTGTCTTGGTccctgaaaaagaagaagctagCTCCGTTGAGTGGAGACATCCTGCATTATAATGTAATGCTCTGAATTCTCCTCTTTAATGAACTTGCAAGAAACGTTCAGTCCAAAAACCACTTAGTCATCTAATTGCGATCCTAAGAGTAGACACTCGGCGCACACTGGAATGATCAGGATGATAACCAAACCATCCTCTTAAGAGCCTGACTAAGTTCATCTAGAAATGATGATTTTGAGGACATATAACTTGGTggttcctcatttttttttttttctttctttctttctttggtttTTTGTTCTCAGTTCATTTGGTGCTATGTTGCAGGTTGAATTAAGCAGCACCAGTGGAAAACTTGATATAACATATGTTGTCACACTGTACCCGGTAAGCATTGCAACAGCAGTTAAAGTGAAGAACAAAGGCCGAAAGGATGCGACTCTAACAAGTGCTATACTCAGCCATTTCAAATTTAAGAGACGAAGTGGAGCAGCAATCCAAGGTCTCAAGGGCTGCAGTTACACTGTACAACCTCCACTATCTTCTCCATTCGAGATTTTGTCACCAAACGAAGCATTGAAAGCTGATCCATCACCTGGGTGGTTCTCTTCTGAGCCTGAAGAAAAACCAGGTTCTTGGACTCAACAAGATGTACCTTACACCATTTTGAAAAACAAGCTCAGCAGAGTTTATGCTGCGCCTCCTAAAGAGAGACTGAAGGCCATTTATAACACTCCTCCTTCAAAATATGATACACTTGATCAGGTAACCAAATCCCATTTCTTATTGAATTAGTTGAACAACTTGTTTCCTAAGAAAACCTTTATGTTTTACTTCTGTAATCTCTACAAAAGAATTTTGGTTGAACTTGATCAGTAATAAGTATGTAGTCAcattgtatatatgtttagcTAAGGTGGTCTAAACATATGATCCCTCCGCCGATACTTGAAGTTGTATACATTATTTCCGACTTAATGCTTGGCCATTTCATTTCAGGGACGAGAGCTCTTCTTCAGGGTGATAAGGATGGGATTTGATGACATCTACTTATCCAGCCCTGGTTCTTTGTCCGAGAAATATGGGAATGAGTATTTTATATGCACCGGCCCTGCTTCAATGTTAGTACCTGTGGTTGTGAAACCTGGTGAGGAATGGAGAGGAGCACAGGTCATTGAGCACGACAATTTGTAGTAAATCTATCTTCCAAATTATATTCTTCTTGTTCATTTTAAATATCTGTAGAGAGCGATTGGCTTTTcctctttttgtttcttctatcTAGTTGGATCACCTGCTATGGATGTAAACCAAACGTTCTTTTAGCACAAGaaacgtatatatatatagttttgatGGTGCGGATCGATCACATCATACCAATCTGAGGTGTTCCTTTATGTCACTGATCGTGTGTACATGATGAACAAGCAGCTAGCTAGGAACACAATCACCTTCTGTGTTGTATGGATTGTAGCCATGAAAAAGGCCAAGAGAGGGAGAAAAACTTTGGACAATGAGTTGCGTTTACCAAACTGCGTGGGGACGAGAATGGCGTACCCCCTTGATCTACCCCGACTCAACTATTGCAGTCCCTACTTGTGAAAATAGTACTAGTAATTTACTGCTTGAGAAATTCTATTTGCATGTAGACAGTAGACTTGTAGATAATACACCATTCATTACAAATCTCGATCTCGGATAGAATCTGGAAGAAAAATACAATTCATTACAAGAAAATTGAAGATGTTTGAGAACAAGCATAAATtaacagagagagggagagagtaattgtgtgtttattcatctcacaatggagggtttatataggaataCAAAGCTAGTGTGAAAGCTCTAAGATATTATCATTTTGGTGATAATCTTCTCTTGGTTGATTgagggctgcagctccacaCACTTGTCTTCAATGATGATAAGTGTCATGCTGTTGCTTCTTGTCATAAAGTATGTCACACAAGTCctcatacactcaagtacctatatTTATACACTCAAATAcctattacatgatatagacatttatgcTATGACTCATACAACATGACTCATACaatatgactcatatatactacaacactcccccttggatatttcatgtcaatagtatttgtctaggccgtgcgcttctgagttgcctcgttaaaaaccttgccaagtaataaaaccttgtgggaaaaaacaaccttggtcgaaggataaaaagagcacaacgcgcgtttgagtgtggagtatgtttctggatactccccttgatttagactccccctgaagatcgtgggagttcggataaccttctcaatccgatgctcttcacatgtttctcgaaaggggATTTTGGtagcgacttagtaaataagtctgctacattatcctctgatcggatttgatttacttcaatatttagaagtgtttgttattgctgattgtagaagaattttggcgatatatgcttggtattgtcacccttgatgaaacctaatttcatttgctcaatacaagctgcattatcctcgtaaatgcatgtaggttcatttgtggtagacttcaaaccacaagctcctcgaatgtgtctatttacagatcttagccatatgcactcacgcacagcttcatgtagagcaataatctctgcatgatttgagaaagtagcaacaagagtctgttttgtggatctccaagatatcgcggtgcttcccatggtaaagacataacctgtttgggagcgacctttgtgagggtcagagagataccctgcatcagcaaagcccatcaaaacatcattattATTTTGATGGAAGAGAGGAGGAGAACGTCGGCCACCATGAATGGTGTCGCCGGCGTCTATATTACGGAAGGTGGCtttttgccttgtggggtctgatcccatgcttccgtcttttcttttctctctgtagggataaaacaagcccatatcaatcgtacctttcaagtatcgaaagattgtctttataccaatccaatggcggcgtgttggcgcagaactatgtctagctaacaagttcactgcaaatgagatatccggtcttgtgcattgagctaagtacaataatgcacctattgcacttagatatggcacttcagcctctaataagccttcgtcctcatcctttggacgaaatggatcttttctgggctcaagactacggctgatcatgggagtactcacaggctttgctttatcttcattaaagcgccttagtaattttcagtatatgctgactgatggatcataatcccatcactacggtgctcgagttctattccgagacaaaaccgtgttttcccaagatctttcatctcaaattcggatttcaaatatttagcagtttcctttaactcatctagagttccaattaggttcatgtcatcgacataaactgctataaTTGCAAATCCTgaacttgtccttttaatgaacacgcatgggcatatttcattgttaatatatcccttcccaatcaagtagtcacttagacggttataccacatccgtccggattgtttcaatccatatagtgagcgtctcaatcttattgaaaacgcgctccgtggtttagagccttttgatttgggtaattgaagtccatctggaaccttcatatatatctctaaatctagatccccatagagatatgctgtaaccacatccataagctacatgtcaagtttttcggaaactaccaaactgacaaggtagcggaacattataatgtccattacgggagaatatgtctcctcgtagtcgattccagggcgttgtgagaaaccttgcgccacaaggcgggctttgtatctaacaacctcatttttctcattacgctttctaacaaagacccatttatggccaacaggttttatatttggtggtgtcagcgttatagacccaaatacctgtctctttgttagtgaatccaattcagtctggatcgcatctttccatttagaccaatctgctcttcgttgacattcttcaacggagcgaggttcgatatcatcgtattctataattccttttgcaatatgatatgcaaatgcatcatcaatagtcatagaatttctatccattatcacatgtatactagtgtaatttatggagatctctctattttctggaattggttctgtcATTGGAGCGTcctccaatgatgtctcttggacataaccataatctggaatattctcatgagatggattatttgtatcgatgattaatggattattttgtgccaaactcgctttctttcttgggcgagaatccatcgaacctatgggccttccgcgcttcctggcaggagccgtgggcctagccactaCGTCACCCatataggggacgttggcgccattctcatgtaCTTTTGAGATGGCATCATGTCCTCTATtgttagggacatcaatccttgcaggcacatttgcagcaggtatgtgtgatcttgtcactttagcgatatcagaaaacgc encodes the following:
- the LOC133724915 gene encoding photosynthetic NDH subunit of subcomplex B 2, chloroplastic — protein: MASLLSFSLPNSKMMIRASSPSTSATTITVPESLTDRFGRKGIKFVEYDNTPFVELTVRNGSSLKLQIPNAHVTSYKPKVYWKDDGFEEVLYTIPGKGTEPNKAKGGIGLVLNDVSQAGSKGTLVSTSEWTVKDVDSDSIDAMQVELSSTSGKLDITYVVTLYPVSIATAVKVKNKGRKDATLTSAILSHFKFKRRSGAAIQGLKGCSYTVQPPLSSPFEILSPNEALKADPSPGWFSSEPEEKPGSWTQQDVPYTILKNKLSRVYAAPPKERLKAIYNTPPSKYDTLDQGRELFFRVIRMGFDDIYLSSPGSLSEKYGNEYFICTGPASMLVPVVVKPGEEWRGAQVIEHDNL